TTAATGTTATTTTATAATGTATTTTTTATAAGAATGTTTAACTTTGACATGTTATTATATTGTTCGTTGACTTTATCATTTATTTCATACGAACGAATCTTAAGAGTtaacattattatttttgttcattatatttattagGGCATCCGCATCCATAGTCATTAATATATGTTATTAATCTTCCATCTCTTCAAAAAGTATGGGGTCCGCGAGGCACATAATCATTATATCAACATTGGTGCATGAATATTAATTGGTGTTAATAATTACTCATTAATGCACCAATGTGGGTGCTCTTATTGTTCGTTGATTTTTTGTACTAAATTTGTTCGAGtgaattttattattgaaacaattaatattatgaaatttaaaattgagGAAAATTAAGAAGTATATGTCCCAATCACAAAGTCTTAACTAACAAGCCTATAATGAAGCTGGACGTGCAAATATGATACCATGAGGaaaaaaatcaacaaattgtgtacttttgtttttgtttttccttttaattttaaatagatGCTCCTTAATTTATATGGATTTATAAGGCTTAAGAATCATATATAAAAGTTTTCATTTAACGTAGTATGATTTCATTTGAAATTTCTTATCAGACTCCGATCAAGTCCGAATATATATTTCTGAAGTTGGCAAAGTTTATTCTAATGGGAAAATATGGAGAAGTGCTGCAAATTTGAACCTATAATCGACCCGATTAAATCAATTCAACTCAGTTAAGAAACTTCAGATAAGGAATAATTTCGTTTAATATAAATTTCgtgattaatattaaaaatataatatttaactaaATTATACTTGATCATATAATGTTAGTGAACAAAATTACAATtacattaatataatttaaataatacaaataaaatattaaaaaaattagttaaaTTACCTTCTCAGACGTAATTATATGGAACTTATAATAATATCAACGGACGATGCTAATATCTGAAATAAATGACAAGTACtatcaaaaatatataaaaaaaatattacttcttaatatataattaaaatattatcagCGAAATTAAGCATTACCTATTGATATCTCTTCgaatgaaattgatgataaaatcaacaaataatattaatataaggtcgaaggaaaaaaaaaagattttacGCATATgaattggagaaaataaataaTGTGTGCGAGAATGAAtcggaaaaagaaaaagaaaagcaaTATGTGTCATGGATTCTTAGAATCAGTGACAGAGACTCTCCttacttttcttttttttttttaaattatttttaaaaaaaaagaagattcCGGGACAGAATTATACGGATTGCAATATTTACATGAACTCCTCCATTTTACAatattttaatgatttatttttaaaataataatattttttaaaaaagcccTCAGTGGGAGCACAtcacaaacaatttttttaattaaaaaatggtttttttattctaatttttttaaaaaaatatttaaaacgcaagaaatattttttagggatataagaaaaaagaataaaatatttattgtatttaaaattaatttttttgttaaaatatgTTCAAAATCTAATTAATCACATATTTGtaaccaaaaaataaaattttattttttaaacaaaataaataatttttaatttttattaatttaagatataatctgattttcgaaaaaaaattaaaaattaaaataaatgtttaaaaAGATTGAACTTGTCGAGCAAGAAAAATTGACAAGATAAAAAagagaattttttttacttaaatgtttatataaatattaaaaaaatatatttatcaatttttttaaataaaacaaaaatataatcaaatgttcaaataaatatataaatgtaaaattttcttttaaaataaatcaaaataaggtcAAAtgttgataaaataatatttttaaacaagttcAAAGTCCAATTAATTACATATTTtttaaccaaaaataaaattttaacttttaaatacaagaaatacatttttcttttttaaggaTATAAAAAATTAGTGCATTtctaaaaaaagtaaaaaagaaaaatttaaaaagggTTGAAAAGTGAACAAGAAAAAATGATTcgagaaaaatattaaaaatagtttttttttataaaaaaatagaatataaaatgaaaccaaaaattataaaataaaatttaaaaaaaattgatcgtGCTGGCGTTTACTCCCACAGCAGAGGATCCGTTCCCCTATCACCCCGAAGAGGAAACAGTTCTACACAGCCTTTTTCGTATCTGCTTGGGAGAGAGAGACCACTTTCTCTCTGCCCATAAAGTCCCATAATTGTAGCCAGAGGATTATCGAAGCTTAAAAATGGTGGATTTTGCTAGAGTGCAGAAGGAATTGCAAGAGTGCAATCGAGATTTTGAGGTGTCTGGCATAAACGTTGTTCCAAAGAGTGAAGTTAATCTTGCCCACTTGCTCGGTACAATCCCTGGTCCTCTTGGCACCCCTTACGAAGGCGGAACTTTCAAGATCGATATCGTTTTGACTGGTAATCATTGGTTTACATTCATGTTATTTTCTAATGGGCTTAGATGCTCGAGGGTTCGCGTGCAATTGGGTTTTCGAAGACGATTTTGTCGTGCTTTTCTTTTTTAGCTTAATTTTGGTGCTTTCTTTTTTAGTTCAAATTTCGTGCTTTTCTGGTCTTGTCGCAAATTattctttaaaaagaaaaagaaaattaacaaGTTTATTTCGTTAATGTTCGTTTATGTGTTCATTATTTCCGTGAACTTGTTaggttcttgaagtttttactGCCGGGTTATTATTGTGGGTTTCTTGTTTTGGGGTACAAAATCAAATTTTGCTGAATGGTGCAACGATTGGTGGGGGATTGATTCGTTTATAATTGTGTAAGGTTGGAtgagttatttaattatttttacgtATAATATTGAATTTGTTTTTATAAAATTCTTCTGTTCTTGAGTAACAGAATGAGCTCCTTCTGGTTTTGTGTATCCATGAAGTTGGATCTTGTTTTAGGCTGTTATCTTGATACCTCGTATCAAGCTCTTCAAGTTGGATTCTACTTGCTGTGATAAAATCTTGCGTTTCATCTTTGGGATTATGGCATTGTAAATTGTAATTGGTAATTTATGGTTCAAGAATTTAGTTATTTAATGCATGAAgataaacataaattttaaggtttaatgaacTAAATCTTTCTGAATTTggatgaattttaaataatcCAGAAAGGACTAAACATAAGCTTCTATTAGTTTATTACAAGGCCTAGAGTGCAATGTCCTCTCTCTTTATCATAGTGATACATACCACTAACGtttccaaaatttaaatttctcatactgtcaaaaaatttaatatacataatGTGATACCACTTTCGTTAACGTTTTCATACTTGTCATTAACCTAGTAGAAAACATAGAACTGGAAAAGCAACCAACTTATTATGATACGTCGAAAGTTGACTTTAGAAAACATATTAGTAGGAAATATATCAGTAAAAGCACCGCAAAAATGACTAGACATTACAACTTTTACCATGTTCCCATGGAATTTCTACCTATATATGGTCAATGAGTTAGTGTTGCAACATAGtaccaaaaatttaaaaatccatACTTCAACTATCTGTGCCTATGGTTAGGAACCCATACAGCACAGCATATGGCAACAGGGTACTTCAAACTTAATTTAGGAAGCAAATCTTACACGTGGCACCATGTGTCCTCTTTATATCTGGAAATTTTTTAACTTATAAACACCTATTACCTATGGGCTTTCTATGGTTTAACTTGTTCATACTTCATGCAAATCTTGTCATAGaaacaattaatttaaataaatgggTGGGATTCTCCGAAAATGAAAATAAACGTAGCTGAACTCGAATTTTGGACATAATTTCTTGCTTGGTAGCAcaactttttttcttttgttcttGTTGTTTGTGCTTCATATTATTTTGACACGTATCAATTCAAATATCACCAGGATGTAAAGCTTAGAATGCTTAATCTTGTGTTCATCTTCCAAAATGGGCGCCTGAATCTGAAAGTGATAGTTGGATGGCTCTGTTAATCTTCTGTTCATCATCTTGCTAATTTCAACTAACCTTATCCTGGAGAGAGTTTTATGGCTGACGGCTCTGTTAATCTTCTGTTCATCATCTTGCTAATTTCAACTAACCTTATCCTGGAGAGAGTTTTATGGCTGACATTAACTCTTCTAGTCGCCTTTTCTGCATTACATAAACTAGAGGATAAGTCAGGTGTGGCTATTGTATGAGTTTGAGCTGTCATTGTGTTATTTTACATTTGTGAAATCCTATTTATGTGGAATACTGGTGGGATTGGTGATAATAATAGAGGTAGATGATTTACTCACATATTTGGAAATACATAGCTACTTTATTTACACATGGTTTTACATTAATAGCGAGGCCCAATGAGCCTAGTTGACACCCGAACTCATCTTCTGGTGTCATTACATCACCTAACAAGATTACTAGACTCACCTCTCACCACTGATTTTtcagaaataaatataaaatgtcATTTTGCAAGCCAAAGTTTGGTGGACTTGATTCTTGTTGAGAACTTTGCATTTTCCTTTTGACAAATTATACAATGagatttttttgtttgtttttatgacTATTGAGTCTTCTGTGCCTTATGCTTCTTAGTTGCTCCAGTATCTGGATACAGCTAATATGATTCCCAGATGGTTGAAGATTGTTAGAGCTTTTAAATTAGGGGGATGTCTTTTTTTGTGCGATAGTTTCTGAAAGAGATAGCATAGCAGATAGCTCAAGTATTATTTGATTGGCGCACAATTGAGCAAGAGCCTGTTTTGTACATGAAAGGCTCAAGTGGTTCTCTGTACTGTGAGAAATGCCTAAGAAAAATAGATTTTAAGTATATGCATGATAATCTCATCTGGAGACTGAAGTTACAATTTGTGTGAAATGAAATTTATGAGTGCAAGTTACAAATCACATTTATGAATGAAATCACATTATTTTGCACGATTAGATGGATGTTGGTGATAGATGGGCTCTTATATGTAGATAAGTTTATGCAGTAACGTGCTGATTTTTGGTCATACAAACTTTTCTCTGTATTATTGCTACTTTCTGATCCTTCTATGCTTTTACGAAAGCACAAAAGTAGCCATTTCTGATCCTAGAAAAGAGGTTTGCTTATGATTGCTTATACAGTTAATATTTGTGTATAAAAAGTGGTCATAAGGAGCATTGAAGGAGCCTGACTGCGGACTGCCAACAAAAACCAATGTTTTATAAGGTCTTTCAGATTTCGGACTTTTGAAAAAGATGGAAATGGGTAAATTGCTGCAAGCTAAAGAGCTTATTAAGTTTTTCATGCCTTTTTTTTGTCAGTGAATAGCAATGAAACTTTGATACtaaattgatttttctttaCAATGTAGGGATTTGATTCTTATTACAAGTGGGCATTAGTTAGTAATATAGTATCAATAGCTATTTAGCTTGAATGTCATGTGTTCACGTTTTCCTTCCTTGCAGATGGATATCCATTCGAGCCTCCCAAGATGAAGTTTATCACAAAAGTATGGTACGttgaaaaaatttgttctgATGACTTTGCCGCCTCTTCATGGTTCATATGAAACTCCTGTAGTCTtcctttttgaaaaaaattgttcTGATGACTTTGCCGCCTCTTCATGGTTCATATGAAACTCCTGTAGTCTTCCttcatttctttctgatacatTGCTTTTAAGGCACTGGCGAGTTTTGTGTCGAAAAATGGGAGCCAAGTTACTGGATTTTATGCGACATTTATGAAACTGCTGAAACATTTGTAATTGTACTTGGAACTTACACGTTGCTAGGGAAGGGATTATCATCTTAACACTCAATTATTTgtgttattttcatatttttcacaGCGACCTTTTACAACAATATTTTACAAGTTTGccttttcattttaaattaggGGTGATAGAAAACAGGGCAGCCCATCTTACAAGCTAATGtctcatcattttttttatgttgCTCTTAATATATCGGTCCATCTTATGTTGGCGTTGACTTTTTTTCCCTTCATTGCTGTAACACAATTTCTTTTTCCATAGGCTTCGAGAAATTATTTACATTTTTAGTATTTCTGTATCTCCTTTTCCAATCAAAGGCATCCTAATATAAGCAGTCAAAGTGGTGCAATATGCCTGGATATCCTAAAAGATCAATGGAGCCCAGCCCTGACTTTGAAAACAGCACTTCTTTCTATACAGGCATTACTCTCTACTCCAGAACCCGATGATCCTCAAGATGCTGTGGTAGCACGACAGGTGTTTTTTCTGCATAATTTTTTCTTACCCTCCCCATTCTTAACTTTTTTCCCACGATTCGTTGTCTTCAATGTTATCAACCAGTCATTGATgagttatttttatatatattctttAGTATCTTAAAGAATATCGAACTTTTTTGTGCACCTCTCGCTACTGGACTGAAGCATTTGCCATGACATCGTCTCTTGATGTTGAGGAGAAGGTTAGTTACATTCAATCAATTTGGATGTTCTCCCTTTTTTTAATCATGCTATAAATATTCAAGAAGCTTGAAGAAAAACATGTGTAACCATACACAGGCCTAATTTCTCTGCCGATAATCCCagattattattttcattaatttcTACAGGTGAAAAAACTTGTGGAGATGGGGTTCCCTGAAACATTGGTACGGAGTGCTTTGGAGAGCGTTGGCGGTGATGAAAATTTGGCACTTGAGAAGCTTTGTTCTGGTTAACATAATCGTTTTGATGGTTAGTTTGGACAATGAAAACTGATTATACCAGCTGGGAGTCTGTCTATATGAAACAAATGACACTTTACCTCCATGCAATACTGTTTGTTTAGTTATCATCTTATCAGCTTTCACCGGTTAACATGTTTTCGTGGGGCTGAACAATATCTCAGATTTTCTACCCATCTAGGCTCAACGGTTGGTCAATGTTACATCGAAAGAAAAATTccgaaattaataattttttaatctcGAAGAGAATATTATAGAAcatcataaattttaaaataaagtagATTTATCTGTCATTCCATACATTTTTTTGTTATCGACTCTCGAACCTGAGATCTAATAGTAAATATGAGGTACACAACATTTAACTAGTATATATGGTTAACTTACTGGTTCCTGGCTGGGTCATTGAAATCATTCCACCCCTCAGGAGCAATAATATCAGACATATTTGTGAGTGAAAACATAACAGTGGAGATAGGCCTCCAAGCTCAGCCGGGCCATATTCTTCCACTCCTCATATGCTGCAGTTCACAAATGCCAAACAGCTGTTTTCTTCCTTGGAGGCCCGGCCATGAGCCGTCACCGCCCTGTTTATGTTCCTTGCGCCGAATGGTACCGGGGTGGCTATGGATGTTGTACTTCGAGGGTTGTTACGCGTCAATAATAAAACCCTCCGACGTTAGAGAGAACACTTGCAAAGAGAAGAATGCTTGAACATAAGCAAGAGAGTTTTGAGGATTTGTGTTGTGAGCCTACTTAagcttaaaataaataaaattaacaagTGACCTTACCCATCTACTTATGTTGATCATGTAACTTAGAATAACTAAATCCAAGGGTGTTACGCAActcataacaaaattttctggaACATTTTTATTAGAAAGTTAAAATTTGTGATAAATTTATTTGGATTTAATTACAGTTTACTCCAAAAAAACGCGTTGAGAAATCGAATTATATTGATAGCTAGTTTACTAAGTTTGTTTGATCTTCTTGAAGCTAATTTTAAGCAATCTCTTTCTCTCAATTGTAAACTATTGGGGTGTGTTTGGTTGAGTGGATTAAATAAGGATAGATTAATAGTCAAATATTTGTAGttaaaattttaagttgttttaataatcattttgaccCGGTTTAAGATCCAATTTTATGGATAACTATTTGATTAATAAAATTGGATCTTAAACCGggtcaaaatgattattaaaacatcttaaaattttaacgaTAAATATTTGACTATTAATCTATCCTTATTTAATCCACTCAACCAAAcaaggtctcttgtgagacggtctcacgaatttttatctgtgagacaggtcaatcttaccgatattcacaataaaaagtaatactcttagcataaaaagtaatattttttcatggatgacccaaataagatatccatctcataaaatacgacccgtgagaacgtctcacataagtttttgccaaacTATAAATCATGTAAATAATTGACCAAATTATTCACATAGTATTAATCAAATAATAAATAGATGCAATCGAAGGGATTTGCAGAAAGAGCGGTGataaaattgaaaaagaatACAAGAGAAATACGTTGAATCTCTTGAAATCTAGCTGCCAAACTCCGTCTTGAATGCGTTGGAAAGTCTTCAAAATCATGGCTCTCAAAACTAGATATATCTTTTcactcaaaaaataaaataaaataaaataatgaaacatcgtcat
The sequence above is a segment of the Primulina tabacum isolate GXHZ01 chromosome 6, ASM2559414v2, whole genome shotgun sequence genome. Coding sequences within it:
- the LOC142549418 gene encoding ubiquitin-conjugating enzyme E2 27-like isoform X3, which produces MVDFARVQKELQECNRDFEVSGINVVPKSEVNLAHLLGTIPGPLGTPYEGGTFKIDIVLTDGYPFEPPKMKFITKVWHPNISSQSGAICLDILKDQWSPALTLKTALLSIQALLSTPEPDDPQDAVVARQVKKLVEMGFPETLVRSALESVGGDENLALEKLCSG
- the LOC142549418 gene encoding ubiquitin-conjugating enzyme E2 27-like isoform X2 is translated as MVDFARVQKELQECNRDFEVSGINVVPKSEVNLAHLLGTIPGPLGTPYEGGTFKIDIVLTDGYPFEPPKMKFITKVCQSGAICLDILKDQWSPALTLKTALLSIQALLSTPEPDDPQDAVVARQYLKEYRTFLCTSRYWTEAFAMTSSLDVEEKVKKLVEMGFPETLVRSALESVGGDENLALEKLCSG
- the LOC142549418 gene encoding ubiquitin-conjugating enzyme E2 27-like isoform X1; the encoded protein is MVDFARVQKELQECNRDFEVSGINVVPKSEVNLAHLLGTIPGPLGTPYEGGTFKIDIVLTDGYPFEPPKMKFITKVWHPNISSQSGAICLDILKDQWSPALTLKTALLSIQALLSTPEPDDPQDAVVARQYLKEYRTFLCTSRYWTEAFAMTSSLDVEEKVKKLVEMGFPETLVRSALESVGGDENLALEKLCSG